The genomic interval TCGCTCGCCTTGCCGTACACGCAGTGGCCGCCCTGCTGCTCCCAGAAGCGAAGTGCGGACCGTACGCCCTGGGCTGTCTCGGGCGTCTGGTTCTCGCCCAGCTGCGCCTCGAAGCGGATGGCCGCGGCCTGTTGCTCGTCCGGGGACTCCGGGGCAGGCGCAGTCTCCTCGGGGGCCTCCTGCCCAAGGAGGGCCGCCAGGTCCGATCCGGTCAGCTGGTGGGAACGGCGGGCTCGGCCCGCCTCGTCGAAGGGGACGCCTTCCGTCTCCAGCAGTGCCTGCGGATCTCCGGAGTGCTGGTCGTCGGCCCAGCGGAAGCCCGCCGAGATACGGCCGTCGGCGGTCAGAACGCGGTACGCCCCGTGGACACCTGGCTTGGACGCCAGATGGTTGCCGACCGAGATCGCGTGGGTGCCTATGAGAGCGGCCACATCCCCGTACGTGGTCCAGGTTCCGGCCGGCATGGCAAGGAGCGCCGCGCGCATCTCCTTCCAGCCATGCCATTCCTCGTCGGCCTGCAGCGCCCCGTCGAGGGGGCCCGGCCACAACTGAACTGCGCGCTCGGCAAGTTCATCAGCACGCTTCAGGATTTCCGCCTTGCCCCAGCGTTCCTGTACCGCTATGGCCTGGTTCATCCGCAGGGCACTGAAGTCGAGAATCTCCTGCTTACGTCGGAAGGGGTGGTTCGACAGTCGGGCATTGTCCGCCGAGAGCGTGAGGTTGCCCAGGGTGTGTACCAGCTCGGAGTGGAGGTCGTCCGGACTCTGGCCGTCCTCGGCCTCTTCGGCAAGGAGGTCGAACCACTGCTGGGCCGGCCGCTGGGGCAGGACGTGCTCCACCGAGAGATTGGCCTTGACGTAGTCGACCGGTTCACTCGCCCTGTAGCTCTCCTCCAGCCGCCGCAGCACCTGGAATCGCTGATTGCTGCGGCCGGTCTTGTAGAAGGGCCTGGTACGGACGGCCTCGCGGACGGCTTGATCGCCCGGCCAGACACGCGCTCCCGTCTTGGGCCGCGACAGGTGGCGGCGTACAGCCTCCGCCGGGGAGCCGTCCTTCTCCAGTTCCTTGGGGAGTTCCATGAAGACGCGGTTGCTGCCGGTCGTCGAGAGCCCGCAGAGCAACCGCCGCACCATGTAGCTTTCGGCGTACGCAAGGGCCTCCGCGGCCTCGTGCGGCGTGGCCTGTCCGCCGTGAACCAGGTCGAGCAGATGAAGGGCGAGGGGGTAGTGGGTCTGGCCTCCCCAGCGGGAGAGCCGTACGAGCACTTCGCGCAGTTCGGCATCGGGCTCCCGCTCGGGCTCCAGGATCCGCATCAGCCGCTCGGCGCGCTCAGTGAGCGCTGAGATCTCCGATTCGAGCGCCGCTTCGTCATCGGTCAGCGGGTCCAGGCGCTTCTTCTGGTCGCGGTAGATCTCGCTCTGCTTGGCCCGGCTGTTGCCACCGACCACCAGGTCGAGCCAGACGAGAAGTTCGAGGTTCTCCGGGCCGAGGAGATCCTGCATGGGCAGCCAGAGATTGCGGTAGACCGACTCACCACGAGTCGGCAGATACATGAAGAGGTAGTTGCGCAGCAGGTCGCTCTGGCTGAGGCCGACACCGGTGTTGTTGATCGATTCGAAGATGCGGTAGACGTTGTCACCCTCCGCCGCGGTGATCTCGACGATCGACAGCAGACCGCTCAGTACGGCTTCCACCGCGTCGGCCCACTGGTCGCCGCCGCTCTCCTCGCCCTCGGCCAGCGCGCCCAGGAAGAACCGATAGGCGGCTCCGATGTTGCCGGGACCGCTCGCGCGTGGCGAGGACTCGACGCAGGCGGCGTACGCGTCACGGTCCGCCTGGGTCGGCAGCAGCCGGTAATGGTCCGCGCCGTCCCGGTAGTTGTTGACCAGCAGGAGGTCATGGATGCGGTCGGCCTTCTTCGTCTCCCCGCGCCCCCGGTGGCGGTCGCGTAGCGCGATGAAGGCGAGCATCAGCGTGGTGAGCCGTTGCTGTCCGTCGACCACGAGCCAGCGCTGCATGCCTCCCGCGGTGATCTTGCCGGGGGCCAGTACCACGGACCCGAGAAAGTGTGAGGCCGGATCGGCGCCTTCCACTCGCTGATCGACCAGTTCCTGTACGTCGTCCCACAGCTGTTGCAACTCGTCCCGCTGCCAGCTGTAAGTGCGCTGGTAGAGCGGAACCTGGAACTGCTTCTCGCCCTGGACGAGCTTGCTGAACGTGGTCTCCTGAGCGTGCACGCGCGCCCTCTCTGCGAAGGATTACCGGGCCAACTCACTATTCTCCACGCTCCGGGTACGGTGACCAGGGAAACTGACGGACTGTATGGGCGGGAGCGCCGATGGCGACGCTGGGAATCCACAAGGACTTCCTGATGGAGTTCGCCAGGCTGGAGAAACCGGTTCAAAAGCGGGTCCACGAGGTCTTCGACAAGTTTCAGGAGCACCGGCATGCCGGGCTCCACCTCGAAAAACTCCAAAATGCCCGCGACCCCCATATACGGACCATCCGGATCAGCTCGTTCATGCGGGGTGTCATCCTCGCCCCCGAGTCGGGCGACAGCTTCTTGCTGCTCAAGGTCATGCCGCACGACGATGCCATCGCTTGGGCCGTCAAGCACCGGGCCACCGTCAACTCAGCCACTCAAGGCATCGAGTTGCGCAACGATGTCGCCCTTGAGCGCGCGACCGCCAGTGTGCGTCAGCTCGCCTCCGCGGACACCGAGCGGCTCTTCGTGCATGTCTCCGACAAGGAGCTGATCCGGCTCGGCATCGACGCCGATCTGCTACCCCTCGTTCGGCATCTCAGTGACGAAGCCCATCTCGACGCCCTGCAGAAGATCCTGCCCGAGCAGCAGTACGACGTGCTGGCCGGTCTCGCCGCCGGGATGGAGCCGGAGGACGTCTGGCGCGAGGTGGTACAGGTCCAGCTGGAGCACTCGCCCGCGAACGTGTCTCAGCAGGTCAGCGTCGTACCGGCCACAGATCAATCGGCATCACCGACAGGCCAGGACGAGCTCTCCGCCGCCATGGCCCACTCCCAGGGCAGAATCGCGCTTGTCTCCGGGCCCGCCGAACTGATGGAGATTCTGGCCAGGCCCTTCGACGCCTGGCGGGTGTTCCTGCACCCGAGCCAGCGGCGGGTGGCTTACCGGCCGTCGTACAGGGGGCCTGCCCGGATCATCGGCGGGCCCGGGACCGGCAAGACCGTTGTCGCTCTCCATCGCGCTCTGCACCTGGCGCGGCAGCTGCCTGCGGACTCTCCCGACGGGTCGATCCTGCTCACGACCTTCACCCGGGATCTTGCCTCTGATCTCCAGAGCAGCCTTGAACTACTGGTCACCGACGTGCAGTTGCGTGCAAAGATCCGCGTCATCAACGTCGACGCACTCGCCAACCAAATCGTACGAGACCATCACGGCACCGCTTTGACGATCGTCACCGGTCAGAAGGAGATCACCGCACGCTGGTCACGTATCGTCCGTCGGCTCGGCATCGACTTCACCGACGTGTTCCTCGACCAGGAGTGGCGGCACGTCGTGCTGGCGCAGGACCTGCGCTCCCCCGAGGCATATCTGAAAGCCTCACGCTCCGGACGAGGCACCGCCCTCGGGCCGTTGAAGCGAGCCCAGGTGTGGCGCGCGGTCAACGCCTTCACGGGCGAACTACGCCAGGCCGGAGAGTGGACTTTCCTCCAGGTGTGCGCGGAAGCTGCGCGGCTGCTGGACGAACGGGGCAGCAAACGCCCGTACCGCCATGTAGTGATCGATGAAGCCCAGGACCTCCATCCCGCACAGTGGCGGTTGCTGAGGGCCTTGGTGGCCCCGAGCCCCGACGACATGTTC from Streptomyces spiramyceticus carries:
- a CDS encoding GmrSD restriction endonuclease domain-containing protein, with the translated sequence MHAQETTFSKLVQGEKQFQVPLYQRTYSWQRDELQQLWDDVQELVDQRVEGADPASHFLGSVVLAPGKITAGGMQRWLVVDGQQRLTTLMLAFIALRDRHRGRGETKKADRIHDLLLVNNYRDGADHYRLLPTQADRDAYAACVESSPRASGPGNIGAAYRFFLGALAEGEESGGDQWADAVEAVLSGLLSIVEITAAEGDNVYRIFESINNTGVGLSQSDLLRNYLFMYLPTRGESVYRNLWLPMQDLLGPENLELLVWLDLVVGGNSRAKQSEIYRDQKKRLDPLTDDEAALESEISALTERAERLMRILEPEREPDAELREVLVRLSRWGGQTHYPLALHLLDLVHGGQATPHEAAEALAYAESYMVRRLLCGLSTTGSNRVFMELPKELEKDGSPAEAVRRHLSRPKTGARVWPGDQAVREAVRTRPFYKTGRSNQRFQVLRRLEESYRASEPVDYVKANLSVEHVLPQRPAQQWFDLLAEEAEDGQSPDDLHSELVHTLGNLTLSADNARLSNHPFRRKQEILDFSALRMNQAIAVQERWGKAEILKRADELAERAVQLWPGPLDGALQADEEWHGWKEMRAALLAMPAGTWTTYGDVAALIGTHAISVGNHLASKPGVHGAYRVLTADGRISAGFRWADDQHSGDPQALLETEGVPFDEAGRARRSHQLTGSDLAALLGQEAPEETAPAPESPDEQQAAAIRFEAQLGENQTPETAQGVRSALRFWEQQGGHCVYGKASETSCFPMLDVGDALQERTLWPIAIYPETGTVEVVFQHLKRRPPFDDEPLRRELMSRMNEIEGIRLAEAKLDLRPSFPIEVFAKQSEGLCAVLEWFVHAVALAVARRPVGGESAMF
- a CDS encoding UvrD-helicase domain-containing protein, whose product is MATLGIHKDFLMEFARLEKPVQKRVHEVFDKFQEHRHAGLHLEKLQNARDPHIRTIRISSFMRGVILAPESGDSFLLLKVMPHDDAIAWAVKHRATVNSATQGIELRNDVALERATASVRQLASADTERLFVHVSDKELIRLGIDADLLPLVRHLSDEAHLDALQKILPEQQYDVLAGLAAGMEPEDVWREVVQVQLEHSPANVSQQVSVVPATDQSASPTGQDELSAAMAHSQGRIALVSGPAELMEILARPFDAWRVFLHPSQRRVAYRPSYRGPARIIGGPGTGKTVVALHRALHLARQLPADSPDGSILLTTFTRDLASDLQSSLELLVTDVQLRAKIRVINVDALANQIVRDHHGTALTIVTGQKEITARWSRIVRRLGIDFTDVFLDQEWRHVVLAQDLRSPEAYLKASRSGRGTALGPLKRAQVWRAVNAFTGELRQAGEWTFLQVCAEAARLLDERGSKRPYRHVVIDEAQDLHPAQWRLLRALVAPSPDDMFIAGDTHQRIYGNKVSLRSLGISVTGRSTRLRINYRTTQEILAWSTALLTGEQVDDMDGGTDSLTGYRSAFHGARPETYGSSNKHEEIASLVAQIEQWTASEVAPSEIGVAVRFIQLGKDIAQALARAGLPAAVLGTPSGSGDGVRIGTMHRMKGLEFRCMAVAGVNDGVVPMRSAVTAEEVDALQHREDLRSELSLLFVACTRAREALRISWHGSSSPFLVAVVAG